The Vulcanimicrobium alpinum sequence ACGTCGCGGCGATCGTCCTCGCGCATCGCATCATCGTCCGCCCCGAGGCGGAGCTGGACGGAACCAGCGCCGACGACGTCATCGCGCGCGTCCTCGCCGCGGTCCCCGCGCCCGAGAAGTAGCGTGCTTTGGATCGCGCCGCGGGGCGTCGCGGCGCTGCTCGCGGCGGCGCACCTCGCGTTCGTGCTCGCGCTTCGCGAGCCGTGGCCGCTCGCCGGCGCGATCGCGCTCGCCGCGTTCGGCGCCCTCGCGTTCGTCGACGCGCTGCGTCTGCGCGGGCAGCTGACGATCGAGCGCGATCCGCCGCCGCGCCTCGCGCTCGGGCGGCGCGACGCGTTTGCGTATCAGGTGGTCAACCGCGGCGACGCGGCGCTTGCGATCGCGCTGGTGGAGGCGCCGGCGCCGCGCCTGGCGATCGATCTCGCCGAAGCGCGCGCGATCGTCGCGCCGCGCTCGCGCACGGCGCTGCGGGTCGGCGTCGTGGCGCGCGAACGCGGCCGCACGGCGCTGCGTTCGTTCCACGTGCGTCTCCGCACGACGCTCGGCATCGTCGAACGGCGCCGCGCGTTCGCCGCGCCGGCGAACCTGCGCGTGATGCCCGACCTCTCCGCGCTCGACCGCAGCGGCGACCTGGTCGCGCGCACGAAGCTGCTGGAAACCGGTCTGCGCCGGCTGCGGCGCCGCGGCCAGGGCGGCGAGTTCGCGAGCCTGCGCGAGTACGGTCCCGACGACAGCTTTCGCGCGATCGATTGGAAGGCGTCGGCGCGGCGCGGCAAGGCGATGGTCGCGACGCACGACGTCGAGCGCGCGCAGCAGATCGTCGTCGCGATCGACGCCGGCCGGCTCATGTCGCCGCGGCTGGGCGACCGCTGCAAGCTCGACTACGCCGTCTCGGCCGCGCTCGCGATCGCGGCGATCGCGCGGCTCGCGGCCGACCGTGTCGGCGTGTACGCCTTCGCCGCGCGGCCGATCGCGCGCGTCCTCCCCGCGAGCGGCGCGGCGCACGCGGCGCAGCTCACCGATGTGCTCTCCGACCTCGAGCCGCAGTTCGAAGAATCCGATTACGAGCGCGCGTTTCTCGATCTCCGCCGCTCGCTGCGCCGGCGCAGCCTCGTCGTGCTGTTCACCGATCTGTTCGATCCGGCGGCATCGCAAGCCGTGCTCGCCGCGGCGCAGCTCCTGCAGCCGCGTCATCTCGTGCTCGTCGTGCTGATGAACGACGCGGCGATCGCCGCCGCGCTGCGCGCGCGGCCGCGCGACGCCGACGACGCCTACCGCGCGGCGGTGGCGGCGACGCTCGCCGACGAGCGCGCGCACGCGATCGCGACGCTACGCGATCGCGGCATGCTGGTCGTCGACGTCCCCGCCGCCGAGCTCACCGTCGCGCTGCTCGACGCGTACGTCGGCGTCAAGACCCGCGGCCTGCTCTGAGCGCCGCCGCCCGCCGGCGTACAGGTAGACGAACAGCGCGATCGCCGTCGCCGCGCCGATCGCGCCGCGCAGCGGGATCGACAGCCGCTGCGGCGAGATGAACCCTTCGATCGTCCCCGCCACGCACAGCAGCATCGCGACGCCGATGACGAGCGTCGCGGCGCGGCGCGCGGCGTTGACGAGCGCTTCACCGCGCCGCAGGCGGCCCGGTCGCAGGTAGCCCGCCGCCAGCAGCAGCCCGGCGCCGCCGGCGATCTGGATCGCGGTCAGCTCGATCACGCCGTGCGGTGCGATCGTCGCCCAGAAATCCGGGCCGAAGCCGGCCTTCTGATACAGCGCGCCGAGCACGCCGACCATCAATCCGTTGGTGAGGATGATCCAGCCGGTGAGGATCCCCGCGGTGATGCCGCCCGCGAACGCGATCGCCGCGACGCGCACGTTGTTGGTGATGATCTCCGAGGCGACCGCGGGCGAGAACGCGCGGTCGAACCCGAAGTTGCTGTCGTGCAGCGCCTTGGTCACCGGCGGCAGTTCCATCCCCGGCAGCAGCGCGTGCGCGTTCGCCGGATCGCTCCACACCGAACCGAACGCGACCAGCGCCGAGACGATCGTCAGCGCGACGCAGAAGCCGATCGGGCGCCACGAGCGATGCACTTCGGCGGGGAAACCGCGCACGACGAACTCGCGGATTCGTCCCCACCCCGAACGCGCGGTGGCGACGTAGACGACGGCGTGGGCGCGCGCGGTGAGCAGGTTGAGATGGTCGAGGATCGCCGGGTCTTCGCCGCGCGTGCGCGCGATCGCAAGATCGCTGGTCGCGGCGCGATAGGTCAGCGCCAGCTCGTCGAGCTCCTGCGGCGAGAGCGCGCGCACGCCGCGCCCTGACGCCTTTGCGACCAGCGCCGCTAGCCGATCCCACGTCGCGCGCCGTGCCGCAACGAATCGCCGCTCCCGCATCGGCCATGGTTTCGCCCCGGGTAGAACGCGTTCCGTCCGCCAATACCGGCGCATGCTGCGCACTGTGGACGTCCGCACGGGCGAAGCCGTCGCCATCCGGTACGAACTCGCCGGCCTGGGAAGCCGGTTTCTGGCCGTCATGGTCGACGGGCTCGCGCAGATCCTCATCCTGACCGCGCTCGCGCTGCTGTTCGGGTTTCTCTCCTCCGGAATCGCGCGCGTGCTGCCGCGCTCGCCGTATCTCGAAGCGTGGCTGATCGCCGCCGGCGTCTTCGGCCTCTTCGCGCTGTTCATCGGGTGGTTCATCATCTTCGAGATCTGGTGGTCGGGGCGGACGCCGGGGAAGCGCGCGCTGGGCCTGCGCGTCGTGCGCGACGGCGGCTTCCCGATCGATCCCGGCGCGGCGGTGATCCGCAACCTCGTCAGGCTGATCGAATTGGGCCTAGGGTTCTACGCAATCTCCGCGGTCAGCGCGCTGCTTTCGAAGGAGAACAAACGGCTGGGCGACTTCGCCGCGGGGACGATCGTGGTGCGCGATCGCGGTGAAACGGCCGCCGATCTCGATGCCTATCTCGCGCGTCCCGTGCGCAGCGACACCGGCCTCGCCGACGCCGACCGCGTGCTCGTCGAACGCTTCCTGGCGCGCCGCGCGTCGCTCGAGCCGCACGCGCGCATGCGCCTGGCGACGCAGATCGCGGACCGCGTCCGCCCGACGCTCGCCGCCTCGTACGCGAACCTCGACGACGAGTCGCTGCTCGAGTTTCTCGCGTCGCGCTAGCCTCGTCACCTGCTCAGCGTGACGGTGCGGTGACGCCGTCGACGAACGCGACGAGTTCCGCCGCCGCTTCCGGAACGCTCAGCGTATCGGTGCGCAGTTCGAGATCGGGCGATGCCGGCGGCTCGTACGGTGAATCGATCCCGGTGAAGGAGCGGATCGCACCCTCGCGCGCGCGCCGGTAGAGCCCTTTGGGGTCGCGCGCTTCGCACGTCGCCAGCGGAGCGTTCACGTACACCTCGTAGAACGGATGACGCGCCGCGTCGCGCGCCCGCGCGCGATCCGATACGAACGGCGAGATCAGCGAGACGATGACGACGTGCCCCGTCTCGGCGAGGATTCCGGCGACTGCCGCGGCGCGCCGCACGCTCTCGGCGCGATCCTCATCGGAGAAGGCGAGATCGGTGTTCAGCGTCGAGCGGAGGAGATCGCCGTCGACGACGCTCACCGCGATGCCGCGTTCGAACAATTCGCGTTCGGCCGCGCGCGCGAGCGTCGATTTGCCGGCGCCGGAGAGGCCGGTCAGCCACACGATCGCGGCGCGCCGGCCCGAGCGGCGTTCGCGTTCGACGAGCGTCACCGGCCCGCCGCCGTCGCCGCTCGCGTCGGCGGCGTCGATGGTGAACCCGATCGCGGCGACGCGGCTGCCGCGCAGGAGCACGCAGCGCGCTCCGTGCGGGTCGTCGGCGCGGCGGTCGAAAACGACGGGCGACGTCGCGCGCACCTGCAGGGTCACGATGTTGTGCTGGGCGTCGCCGGCGGCGCCGAGCGTGCGCGCCTCCTCGATGTCGTACGCCGACGGCGTCCCGTCGACGACGACCGGCACGTCCTGCGTCCCGCGCTTGAGACGG is a genomic window containing:
- a CDS encoding RDD family protein, whose translation is MLRTVDVRTGEAVAIRYELAGLGSRFLAVMVDGLAQILILTALALLFGFLSSGIARVLPRSPYLEAWLIAAGVFGLFALFIGWFIIFEIWWSGRTPGKRALGLRVVRDGGFPIDPGAAVIRNLVRLIELGLGFYAISAVSALLSKENKRLGDFAAGTIVVRDRGETAADLDAYLARPVRSDTGLADADRVLVERFLARRASLEPHARMRLATQIADRVRPTLAASYANLDDESLLEFLASR
- a CDS encoding stage II sporulation protein M, which encodes MRERRFVAARRATWDRLAALVAKASGRGVRALSPQELDELALTYRAATSDLAIARTRGEDPAILDHLNLLTARAHAVVYVATARSGWGRIREFVVRGFPAEVHRSWRPIGFCVALTIVSALVAFGSVWSDPANAHALLPGMELPPVTKALHDSNFGFDRAFSPAVASEIITNNVRVAAIAFAGGITAGILTGWIILTNGLMVGVLGALYQKAGFGPDFWATIAPHGVIELTAIQIAGGAGLLLAAGYLRPGRLRRGEALVNAARRAATLVIGVAMLLCVAGTIEGFISPQRLSIPLRGAIGAATAIALFVYLYAGGRRRSEQAAGLDADVRVEQRDGELGGGDVDDQHAAIA
- a CDS encoding DUF58 domain-containing protein, which produces MLWIAPRGVAALLAAAHLAFVLALREPWPLAGAIALAAFGALAFVDALRLRGQLTIERDPPPRLALGRRDAFAYQVVNRGDAALAIALVEAPAPRLAIDLAEARAIVAPRSRTALRVGVVARERGRTALRSFHVRLRTTLGIVERRRAFAAPANLRVMPDLSALDRSGDLVARTKLLETGLRRLRRRGQGGEFASLREYGPDDSFRAIDWKASARRGKAMVATHDVERAQQIVVAIDAGRLMSPRLGDRCKLDYAVSAALAIAAIARLAADRVGVYAFAARPIARVLPASGAAHAAQLTDVLSDLEPQFEESDYERAFLDLRRSLRRRSLVVLFTDLFDPAASQAVLAAAQLLQPRHLVLVVLMNDAAIAAALRARPRDADDAYRAAVAATLADERAHAIATLRDRGMLVVDVPAAELTVALLDAYVGVKTRGLL